The genomic stretch CCGGCTACGAAACAACCGACTCGCCTTTCAGTTCCAAGACAAGTGTCTCTTACCATAACCTCCCTCGAGGCGCCTATACCTTCTATGTCATTGCCAAAGATGGGGATGGATTGGAAGACCCCACGCCGGCCAAGAGGTCATTTTCAATAGACTTCACTCCACAAGATACCACCCCGCCGGAGACAACCATCACCGAAGGTCCGAGCGGAGCCATAACCACTACCCAGGCGACCTTCAAATGGACCGGCACGGATGACATTACCCCGGTAGCTGATCTCAAATACAGATATATGTTAAAAGGCGTTGATGATGATTACAGCTCTATCAGTTCCGACCTCTTAAAGACCTATCAAAAGCTCCCCCTGGGGTCTTACACCTTCAAGGTCAAAGCGGTGGATAAGGCCGGCCACGAAGATGCCACGCCGGCCGAGAGGAGCTTTACTATTGGCGAGGCTTCAACTAAACTGGGAATGTCTCTGAAACCGAGCGTTACTCAGATATCAGTAGGCGAGAGCTTTACTCTTGATGTCTGGATCAATAACGTTAGTAATCTTATAGGCGCTGCTTTTGCCATTGAATTTGAAAGCGCTATCCTCGAAGTAGATGATGTTACCCTCAAAAGCAGTTCTCTGTTCTTGGGGAAAGATGTAGTGGATATCTATACCGATGATGGCCAAGGCCGTCTGGAAGCAGGCGTAAGTCAACAAGGCACATCCAGCGGAGGTAAAAGCGGGTCTGGTGTCCTGGCTACCATTAAATTCGTGGGCAAGAAGTCCGGGCAAAGTTATCTTAGCCTGGTTAAAGAGAAGCTGGAACTGAAAAACGCAGCCAGCGCTACCATTGATACTTCAGATATAGAGTTAAGCCGGACGTTAATCAGGGTCGAATGAAGCCTTCGACGTAAGCGTTCAGCCATTAAGGCACAAAGACACAAACTCGATCCTCGATGCTCGATCCTGGATGCTCGATCCTGGATATTGGATCCTTTACCAGCATCGAGAATCGAGAATCGAGCCTCATATTTCCCCCCGTTCCCAGACTCGGCCTGGGAACGAGGTGAGCCTTCAGCTACTTAGGGCCTATCCCAAAACCGGTAAAAAAGTAGCCCAGCTGTCCCCGCTGTGAGTATGCCCACAGTCAAGACGCCTGGGCTACTTTTAATTGCTTCCTGGCCGTCTCTTCTTCTGTCAACAATCCTAAGGAGAAGGCTTCCCTAAAACATGATTTAGGAGAATTACACATTATCCCTTCTTCTTGCTTAAGATATTCCTTTAAGAATTTCCATATTGCTTCAAAGGTATATTCAAATCGTTGAATAGCTGCATCTCGGACAATAATAGAAACTGGGCACGGTCAAGTCGAACCTCTATAAGAATTCTGGAATGTTTTTTTAGACAAAAATGGATGCCACTGTTTCTTTTCCCTTTCCATATAAAGAGTATATACCCCCAAGAAAGGATTATACTCGAGCAAGACAGATTTTGCGGAAATATTTACCAATAATCTGAAAAATTCTCAGTCAATGTTGTAGATGAGTATAAATATCTATTTTCTTTAATACAAATCCTTCAATTTTATCCGCCGCTTCAATAGCTTCTATCGCATCATCCTCACCAATGCTTTCAAAGGGTAGATCCCCTGGATAACGGGCTTCAGTGATATATTCATTTAGCAGTCCACATTCTTCTTTTAAGTTTTCAAACGCCGGTTCAAAGTCTATACAAAAAGTTAATAAATCCTCTAAATCATGGATTTTCTTAAGTTCCCAGCCATTCCATATCAAAAATGCTTTCAAGTATTTCTCCGCACTTGCCTGAGACAGAAAGCAAATCGTATGATAGGGAGTATAATCTTCTTTCATTCCCGAGTGGGCAAATAAGAGGTTTTCTCGAGCAAATCTCAACCAATCTTCGACTAATTTAATCTCTTCTTCATTCTTTTTCATAAAGTACCTTTCCATTCTTAAAGATGTGATATAAATAAAATGGATT from bacterium encodes the following:
- a CDS encoding nucleotidyltransferase substrate binding protein; this encodes MIVRDAAIQRFEYTFEAIWKFLKEYLKQEEGIMCNSPKSCFREAFSLGLLTEEETARKQLKVAQAS
- a CDS encoding HEPN domain-containing protein — its product is MKKNEEEIKLVEDWLRFARENLLFAHSGMKEDYTPYHTICFLSQASAEKYLKAFLIWNGWELKKIHDLEDLLTFCIDFEPAFENLKEECGLLNEYITEARYPGDLPFESIGEDDAIEAIEAADKIEGFVLKKIDIYTHLQH